A segment of the Microthrixaceae bacterium genome:
CCAGGCCCTCGAAGACACATCCGACACCAAAGGCGTTGCCGTCGAAGATGGATGGCGCCCCCCGGAACTCTTCGATGGTTGAGTGCTGGACCTCGTCATAGACAGCTTCGACCTCGCAGGGTCCGATCACCGCCACCACGACCAACTCCACCGAGGCGCAGGTTCCCACGTACCTTGCCGGGCCGGCGGCGAGAACCGAAACGTCGGCCGGCGAGCACCGGATGCCGTCGTGTGTGGGTTGCACCGATTCGCCGTACGCACTGGCGACGCACCGGTCGATCGCCAGCGACGCGTACTCCTCCATCGACGTATCGAACACCTCACCCCATTCGACGCCAAGGCGAACCACCATCTCACGGGCGGTTGAAGTCGGCTCGGCCAAGACGCGATCGCAACCCGTTGCGATCAGCTCGCCCTGAATACCGGTCTCCAGCACCGTTGGCGCAGTCACCGGGCGATCGGAGACATCCAGGTCGACCCGATCGGTCGCCGAATCGAACGCGTTCACGCACCTCGTCACCAGCACTGCGATCGCGATCGCGACGCCGACGAATCGCCAGAGCCCCGCCGCTGAGACCGACGGCGACACCGTCGGCCTCGCCGTTGGCCAGGCCGACGGTCGCCCCGTGCGGGCGCGGATTGCTTGCGCGTGTCCGCTGGGCCTCAAGGGCGACCCCTCGAGCCCATACTCCCCCGGAACCTCCGCTCGCTGCACCGGTGGTGGCGGCAACGTTGAGAGCGTCGACAACATCTCCGTCGACAACATCTCCGCGGTTGCGGCCGTGGGAGCGATCTTCCCCGCCGGGAGCAGTGTCGGTCCAGCCACTCCAGCGGCTGAAACCTGCGAGGAAACGTTGGGTGGCGGCATTGCCGCGATCGGGGCGATCGGTGTCGCCGGGGCCATCGGAGCCACCGGGGCCGCCGGCATCTCGGCAGCGAGGGGTGCCTCCGGCGTGGTCGGAGCCTCAGGCATGGTCGGAGCCTCAGGCACACCGGGCACAACAGGAACACCCGGCACCAGCGACTGTTCGCCACCCGCAAGCGGACGGGCGTGCACCCAGTCGGTCCACGTTCGGCCGTCCCACCAACGCAGGTCGTCGCTACGCCACGGGTCGCGATACCAGCCAGGCCGCCGATTCGCGGCCTCGACACTCGCCGCCCCGACCGTCACGGCATCGACAGCCACGGCATCGACCTAACGAACCTCGGCTAACCCGTGCGGCGCGTTGTTGAGCGACCGAGGGCCTTCGCCGGTAGCGACGACGATGTCTTCGAGTCGAAACCCGAACCGACCCGGAAGGTAGATCCCCGGTTCGACCGAAAAGGCGTTCCCCGCCTCGATGGCGGCAACGTTGCCGCTCACCATGTACGGGTCCTCGTGTTCCTCGACACCGATGCCGTGGCCGGTACGGTGAATGAACCACTCGCCGTAGCCGCCTGCGCTGATCCGGTCGCGACACGCCGAGTCCACCGACTCACAGCTCGCCCCCACCGTTGCCGCGCGAACCCCAGCGCTCTGCGCCGCCTCAAGGAGGTCGTAGATACGCGCCGCTTCGGTTGGAACCGGGCCGGTCCACACACAGCGGGTGATGTCGGAGCAATACCCGACCCCCCACTCGTCAAACAGCGTCCCCCCGAAGTCGCACAGCACGACCTCTCCGGCCTCGATCCGGCGGTCGCCCGCTTCATGGTGGGGACTTGCGGCGTTCTCACCGGCCGCAACGATGGCGAAGTTCACCCGGCCGTGACCGCGTTCGATGATCCGGCGCGACAGGTCCGCAGACACTTCGGCCTCGGTTCGGCCCACGAGCGGAATCCGCCCCTGCTGCAACTCGACGGCGATCTCATCGACGATCGCCCCGGCGCGGGCCAACATGTCGATCTCGTGGTCGTCCTTCACCGCCCGCAGCGGCCCGGTCACCTCATTGGAACGGAGCCAACGACGGTTCGGGAGCCGATCCTGCAACTCGATCAGAAATCGCGACCAGGTCCGGTCGCCGAACGCGATGGTTCCGGCTTCGCCGACCCGCTCCACGATGAGGGCAATGGGGTCGTCGGTTTCGCCCCACGGGATCACGCTGAAGTGGTCGCGGCTCACCACACGGGGGGCCTCGAGTTCGGGGACCACCAGCGAACAGGTCCCATCTGCCAACAGCACCGCCATGGTGATCCGCTCGAGGGGCATCGCCTCATAGCCCACCAACCAGGGCAGATCCGGGCCGACCGACAAGGTCAAGGCGTCGACGCCCAGCGCTCGCATCCGCTCGGCGACCCGACCAACCCGGGCCACGAACGGGGCGACACCGACCGAACCCGATTCACCCGACGACACCGCCTCACCCATGGCGACTTCCGATCGAGACCGCCACCGGCCCAGGGCCGGCCGACCGAGCCAACCCCGAAGCACTTGCTTCGGCAGCGTCTCGAGCGTGATAGCTCGAGCGGGTGAGCGGCGAGGACTCGACGTGGCTGATACCGAACTCCTCCTCACCGATCCGCTTCCACTCGGCGAACTCCGCCGGTGTCCACCATCGCTGCACCGGCAGGTGGTGTGCGGTCGGGCGCAGGTATTGGCCGATCGTCACGATCGAGGTTCCGACTGCGGCGAGATCGCGGAGGGTCTGAACCACCTCGTCGAAGGTCTCGCCCATGCCGGCGACGAACCCCGACTTGGTCGTCAACCCGGCCGCGGCGCCTCGTCCGAGCACCGACAGCGACCGTGCGTAGGACGCGCTGGGGCGCACCGCGCGCTGCATCCGGGCGACGGTCTCGATGTTGTGGTTGAACACCTCAGGGCGAGCGTCGAAAACCAGCCGCAGCGATGCGTCGTCGCCTCGGAAGTCGGAGGTCAGGGCCTCGACCCCGGCGCCGGGCACCCGCTCGTGGATCGCCCGGATCGTCGCTGCGACATGGGCCGCGCCACCGTCGGGAAGGTCATCGCGGGCCACCATCGTGATCACCGCGAAACGTAGACCCATGGCGGCCGCGGCCTCGGCGACACGACGGGGTTCGTCGACATCGAGCGCCTCCGGTTTGCGGGTATCGACCAGGCAGAACCCACACGCTCGGGTACAACGCTCCCCGCAGACCATGAACGTTGCGGTGCCGTCCGACCAGCACTCCGACAGGTTCGGGCACCCGGCCTCCTCACACACCGTGACCAGGCGCTGCTCGCGCAGGTGGGAACGAAGCTTCAACACCCCGGCGTCGAGCTTCATCGGGGCGCGCATCCACTCGGGCTTCGGTTCGGTGATCGCCACCTGCTCCTCGACCCCGGCCTCGGCGAGGCGCCCCAGGAGACGCAACGAGGTTCCGTCGGATTGGCGGACCGAACTCGAGTACCGAACCGCAGCGCCCGGCCCCTCGCCTCGCGAGAACGGCGAGAGATCGGCATCGTCGTGGCGCTGTCGCCACACGACATCGGCGCGATCGAGTGCCGACCACCGCTGCTGAGCGCGTGCACACACGGCGTCGACCACCTCGCGCATCGTCGCGTCGACGCCTTCGAGCGCCATCGACGTGACGCCCTTGTCGGTGATCCCGCACGGAACGATGTGGGAAAACATCGCCGGGTCGGGGTGCACGTTCAGCGCAAACCCGTGCATGGAGCGCCCGCGGCTGATGCGGACCCCGATGGCGGCGATCTTGCGGGGCCGCGACGTGCCGGCACCGATCCACACCCCCGGCGACCCCTCGATCACCGAGGCATCGCCGATCCCGAAGTCGCTCAACACGTCGATCAGCAGGTGCTCAAGGTTCAACACGTGGTCGCGGGTCGACGGCATCTCGCCGGCCTCGTGATCGGCCAAGGTCACGATCGGGTAGCCGACGAGCTGGCCAGGACCGTGATAGGTCACGTCGCCGCCGCGATCGGCACGCACGAGTTGGGCACCGACTTCGTGAGGATCGATGAGGATGTTCGCCGCATCCGCCCGTACGCCCATCGTGTAGGTGTGCGGATGTTCGAGCAGCAGCAGGTAGTCCTGCTTGGTGTGCGCATGCAGCGCCCGCTGGAGGCCGAGCGCGTCGTCGTAATCGACCCGGCCCAACCAGCGAGCGTGCAGCGCCACCGGCCTCAGAGCTCCGCGGCCCAGTCGCGGGTCTCGATGATGTCGCGGACCCGGTCCATGAACGCCGCCGCGTAGGCCCCGTCGAACGCGCGGTGATCCCAGCTGAGCGTGAGGTTACCGACCGAGTGGATGGCGATTGATTCGCTCCCATCGGGCAACTCGACCACCACCGGACGTCGCTTGATGCCATCGGTTGACAGGATCGCCACCTGCGGTTGGTTGATGATCGGGGCGACGAGCAGCGTGCCGAAGGTTCCCGAGTTGGAGATCGTGAAGGTGCCACCGGAGAGGTCGTCCGGGGAGAGTTGTTTCGAACGAGCCCGGGTGGCGACGTCGTGGAGATCGCGGGCGATCTGTCGCAACCGCTTACCGTCGGCCCCCGGGACCACCGGGGCCAGCAGCGCCTCGAAATTC
Coding sequences within it:
- a CDS encoding DUF2510 domain-containing protein; translated protein: MAVDAVTVGAASVEAANRRPGWYRDPWRSDDLRWWDGRTWTDWVHARPLAGGEQSLVPGVPVVPGVPEAPTMPEAPTTPEAPLAAEMPAAPVAPMAPATPIAPIAAMPPPNVSSQVSAAGVAGPTLLPAGKIAPTAATAEMLSTEMLSTLSTLPPPPVQRAEVPGEYGLEGSPLRPSGHAQAIRARTGRPSAWPTARPTVSPSVSAAGLWRFVGVAIAIAVLVTRCVNAFDSATDRVDLDVSDRPVTAPTVLETGIQGELIATGCDRVLAEPTSTAREMVVRLGVEWGEVFDTSMEEYASLAIDRCVASAYGESVQPTHDGIRCSPADVSVLAAGPARYVGTCASVELVVVAVIGPCEVEAVYDEVQHSTIEEFRGAPSIFDGNAFGVGCVFEGLGDQQPTPGTRMSATVRVLAGRPEVIWGQQMRPSGTFEVVSFEIHR
- a CDS encoding Xaa-Pro peptidase family protein encodes the protein MGEAVSSGESGSVGVAPFVARVGRVAERMRALGVDALTLSVGPDLPWLVGYEAMPLERITMAVLLADGTCSLVVPELEAPRVVSRDHFSVIPWGETDDPIALIVERVGEAGTIAFGDRTWSRFLIELQDRLPNRRWLRSNEVTGPLRAVKDDHEIDMLARAGAIVDEIAVELQQGRIPLVGRTEAEVSADLSRRIIERGHGRVNFAIVAAGENAASPHHEAGDRRIEAGEVVLCDFGGTLFDEWGVGYCSDITRCVWTGPVPTEAARIYDLLEAAQSAGVRAATVGASCESVDSACRDRISAGGYGEWFIHRTGHGIGVEEHEDPYMVSGNVAAIEAGNAFSVEPGIYLPGRFGFRLEDIVVATGEGPRSLNNAPHGLAEVR
- the lipA gene encoding lipoyl synthase encodes the protein MALHARWLGRVDYDDALGLQRALHAHTKQDYLLLLEHPHTYTMGVRADAANILIDPHEVGAQLVRADRGGDVTYHGPGQLVGYPIVTLADHEAGEMPSTRDHVLNLEHLLIDVLSDFGIGDASVIEGSPGVWIGAGTSRPRKIAAIGVRISRGRSMHGFALNVHPDPAMFSHIVPCGITDKGVTSMALEGVDATMREVVDAVCARAQQRWSALDRADVVWRQRHDDADLSPFSRGEGPGAAVRYSSSVRQSDGTSLRLLGRLAEAGVEEQVAITEPKPEWMRAPMKLDAGVLKLRSHLREQRLVTVCEEAGCPNLSECWSDGTATFMVCGERCTRACGFCLVDTRKPEALDVDEPRRVAEAAAAMGLRFAVITMVARDDLPDGGAAHVAATIRAIHERVPGAGVEALTSDFRGDDASLRLVFDARPEVFNHNIETVARMQRAVRPSASYARSLSVLGRGAAAGLTTKSGFVAGMGETFDEVVQTLRDLAAVGTSIVTIGQYLRPTAHHLPVQRWWTPAEFAEWKRIGEEEFGISHVESSPLTRSSYHARDAAEASASGLARSAGPGPVAVSIGSRHG